A region from the Spirochaeta thermophila DSM 6192 genome encodes:
- a CDS encoding FAD-dependent oxidoreductase, which produces METRRIVIIGGGYAGVHAAKILEKRFRKREDVEILLIDKNPYHTLMTDLHEVAGGRVVPDATRVSFHVIFGGRKVRWVTDRVETVDVEEKVVIGEEGRYPYTYLVMAAGGAPEFFNIPGVQENCFTLWSWDDAVRLRRHVENCFDEASKTQDPRKRRRYLTFVIAGGGFTGVELAGELLEHRKVLCRKYHIPKDEVRVVMVEALPRILPNFTERLARKAHRRLERMGAEILTSSPITGARKREVLIGEKTIETETFIWTAGVHGGELSARVPLTMGQAARGQCSVVTSDGIHGMAACYIDEEDRDMVGVRGRFLVNDQMQAHDHPDVYVVGDITWYVEGKKVLPQVVETALQTAETAAHNIIADIEGKEKKPFRSNYHGFMVSVGSTYAVAHVMGVQMSGILAMALKHMVNLHYLWGLAGFNAVWRYLQEEFFHIKDRRSIVHDHLAWRIPVYWALPLRLFLGAKWLVEGIKKVLEGWLNPGAGGVFNPDPSAIHLPGVVLGDAVSAASAQAAADAATAASAAAEAAAGGGYGEALMPALGIYTWFAEHVLSAVPALAFLAQAGVVLAEILIGLAFIGGLFVFPAAVATIGLAVMFIISGWGSPELLWYIAAAVVMMGGAGRGFGLDHYVMPWVKDRWNGFGLAKRSYFYSGEPRP; this is translated from the coding sequence ATGGAGACGAGGCGAATTGTCATCATAGGCGGCGGGTATGCCGGTGTGCATGCGGCCAAGATCCTGGAGAAGCGGTTCAGGAAGCGGGAGGACGTGGAGATCCTGCTCATCGATAAGAATCCCTACCACACGCTCATGACCGACCTCCACGAGGTGGCAGGCGGGCGGGTGGTGCCCGATGCCACGAGGGTGAGTTTCCACGTGATCTTCGGGGGGAGGAAGGTGCGTTGGGTCACCGACAGGGTGGAGACCGTGGACGTGGAGGAGAAGGTGGTGATAGGGGAGGAGGGACGCTACCCCTACACCTACCTGGTGATGGCGGCTGGCGGGGCGCCCGAGTTCTTCAACATACCGGGTGTGCAGGAGAACTGTTTCACCCTCTGGAGCTGGGACGATGCGGTGAGGCTGCGGAGGCACGTGGAGAACTGCTTCGACGAGGCCTCGAAGACTCAGGATCCCCGGAAGAGGCGGCGCTACCTCACCTTTGTGATCGCAGGGGGTGGGTTCACCGGGGTCGAGCTCGCAGGAGAGCTGCTCGAACACAGGAAGGTGCTCTGCAGGAAGTACCACATTCCGAAGGATGAGGTGAGGGTCGTCATGGTGGAGGCCCTCCCGCGGATCCTTCCGAACTTCACCGAGCGTCTCGCCCGGAAGGCGCACCGGAGGCTCGAACGGATGGGGGCGGAGATCCTCACGAGCTCGCCCATCACCGGCGCGCGCAAGAGGGAGGTGCTCATAGGCGAGAAGACCATAGAGACCGAGACCTTCATCTGGACCGCTGGGGTACACGGCGGTGAGCTGAGTGCCCGGGTGCCGCTCACCATGGGACAGGCGGCCAGGGGGCAGTGCTCGGTGGTGACGTCGGACGGGATCCACGGCATGGCGGCCTGCTACATCGACGAGGAGGACCGCGATATGGTGGGGGTGCGGGGCCGGTTCCTGGTGAACGACCAGATGCAGGCCCACGATCACCCCGATGTCTACGTGGTGGGCGATATCACCTGGTACGTGGAGGGGAAGAAGGTCCTCCCCCAGGTGGTGGAGACGGCGCTCCAGACCGCCGAGACTGCGGCGCACAACATCATCGCCGATATAGAGGGCAAGGAGAAAAAGCCCTTCCGGAGCAACTACCACGGGTTCATGGTGTCGGTGGGGAGCACGTACGCGGTTGCCCACGTGATGGGGGTGCAGATGTCCGGGATCCTGGCCATGGCCCTCAAGCACATGGTGAACCTGCACTACCTGTGGGGGCTCGCGGGGTTCAATGCGGTCTGGAGGTACCTCCAGGAGGAGTTCTTCCACATCAAGGACAGGCGTTCGATCGTGCACGATCACCTCGCGTGGCGGATCCCTGTGTACTGGGCCCTCCCCTTGCGGCTCTTCCTGGGGGCGAAGTGGCTCGTGGAGGGGATCAAGAAGGTCCTGGAGGGGTGGCTCAACCCCGGTGCAGGCGGGGTGTTCAACCCCGATCCTTCGGCGATCCACCTTCCCGGTGTGGTGCTGGGTGATGCGGTGAGCGCGGCTTCGGCCCAGGCGGCAGCGGATGCGGCCACTGCAGCGAGCGCGGCGGCGGAGGCTGCAGCGGGTGGTGGCTACGGCGAGGCGCTCATGCCGGCTTTGGGGATCTACACCTGGTTCGCCGAGCACGTGCTCTCGGCCGTGCCTGCGCTCGCCTTCCTGGCGCAGGCGGGGGTGGTGCTCGCGGAGATCTTGATAGGGCTCGCCTTCATCGGAGGGCTCTTCGTATTCCCGGCTGCGGTGGCGACGATCGGTCTTGCGGTGATGTTCATCATCTCCGGATGGGGTTCCCCCGAACTGTTGTGGTACATCGCAGCGGCGGTGGTGATGATGGGTGGT
- a CDS encoding PTS transporter subunit IIC, with product MEMIRHALEVFFSFKAYVMLPFIMLALGLLVGMRVKDALLSALRMGVGFASIFVVFSFFVDNIRPAVEAIVSVRGLEYTVLDVGWPPLAAITWASVIAPLSILLVLGLNTLMIALNLTRTVYLDIWNYWHFALLGALVQAVTGSMWLALAATLVIAVLTIKLADWASVYVEKETALEGVTISPISVVGLLPFTAAMDFLFERIPGFRRWRVDPQERGAGSGARSLLSEPMVIGLLLGVVLGLLAAYSVKEMLELSIHLAAVMFLLPLAGELIGKGISPISSTLKERIQRRFPSKQGLYVAVDTGVLMQHRSVIVTGLLLMPISLLLAFFIPGNKVLPLGDLPNLISVMSISVLLFRGNVVRSVLAGIPVVVTYLLIATRLAPLYTSLAAEVGVSVPEGQLITAFTDGGHHLRFYLLGLFSGEGWAFWLLPGVVLLFVAIAAHARRRARE from the coding sequence ATGGAGATGATTCGTCACGCACTCGAGGTGTTTTTCTCGTTCAAGGCCTACGTGATGCTTCCCTTCATCATGCTGGCCTTGGGGTTGTTGGTGGGGATGAGGGTGAAGGATGCCCTTCTCTCGGCCCTGCGGATGGGGGTGGGGTTCGCATCGATCTTCGTGGTGTTCTCGTTCTTCGTGGACAACATACGGCCTGCGGTCGAGGCCATCGTGTCGGTGCGGGGGCTGGAGTACACGGTGCTCGACGTGGGGTGGCCGCCGCTCGCGGCCATCACCTGGGCCTCGGTGATCGCACCGCTCTCGATCCTCCTCGTGCTGGGTCTCAACACCCTGATGATCGCCCTCAACCTCACCCGCACGGTCTACCTCGATATCTGGAACTACTGGCACTTCGCCCTGCTGGGCGCACTGGTCCAGGCGGTCACCGGGAGCATGTGGCTCGCCCTCGCCGCTACCCTGGTCATCGCCGTGCTCACCATAAAGCTCGCCGATTGGGCCTCGGTGTACGTGGAGAAGGAGACCGCGCTCGAAGGGGTGACCATCTCGCCGATTTCGGTGGTGGGACTCCTGCCCTTCACCGCGGCGATGGACTTCCTGTTCGAGCGGATACCCGGGTTCCGCAGGTGGCGGGTGGATCCCCAGGAGCGGGGGGCCGGCTCCGGGGCGCGTTCGCTCCTGTCCGAGCCCATGGTGATAGGGCTCCTCCTGGGGGTGGTGCTCGGCCTGCTTGCCGCCTATTCGGTGAAGGAGATGCTCGAGCTTTCGATACACCTGGCGGCGGTGATGTTCCTGCTCCCGCTCGCAGGTGAGCTCATAGGGAAGGGGATCTCGCCGATCTCATCGACGCTCAAGGAGAGGATCCAGCGGCGTTTCCCTTCGAAGCAGGGACTCTATGTGGCGGTGGACACCGGGGTGCTCATGCAGCACCGCTCGGTGATCGTCACCGGGTTGCTGCTCATGCCGATCTCGCTCCTCCTGGCCTTCTTCATCCCCGGGAACAAGGTGCTCCCGCTCGGCGATCTTCCCAACCTCATCTCCGTGATGTCGATCTCGGTGCTCCTCTTCCGGGGAAACGTGGTACGGTCGGTGCTCGCGGGGATCCCGGTGGTGGTGACCTACCTGCTCATCGCCACGAGACTGGCCCCGCTCTACACCTCGCTCGCGGCCGAGGTGGGGGTCTCCGTGCCTGAGGGCCAGCTCATCACGGCCTTCACCGACGGCGGCCACCACCTCAGGTTCTACCTGCTGGGACTCTTCTCCGGAGAGGGGTGGGCCTTCTGGCTCCTTCCGGGGGTGGTGCTCCTCTTCGTGGCGATCGCCGCCCACGCCCGGCGGAGGGCGAGGGAGTAG
- the rho gene encoding transcription termination factor Rho, with protein MALLRRRRNESTDETTSIAGEGDLFGDLAPAGEEKPPSDPSETGETEASEKTETAEKEAAAQGEERPGDEAHDRSEPPSGESVGAEDAAPADPEEVAGEAEAEEEPQSAPQKVQRRGRRRKIKVAIVKDGERQNGNGHTRKPVSQAFVPPISPPPNAEGVGEEHTPPMPSVDARGPSRIERLATWIHELVKPYRPYRMILPNDPAGITINELILLDMKEIRGIAEYLGVKHDDLVAFRKQELIYEILKQYTHRGGNIYAYGALEILPDGYGFLRSPQNNFLNGTDDIYLSPSQIRLFNLKTGDTVFGQIRLPNKEGERYFAMLRVESINFTDPSVAQQRIPFENLIPVYPNERLDLETRDGNISTRMINLFCPIGKGQRGLIVSPPRTGKTILLQQIANAITENHPEVYLIVLLIDERPEEVTDMQRNVEAEVISSTFDEQAKNHVQVAEMVLEKAKRLVEHGHDVVILLDSITRLARAYNQTVPTSGKILSGGVDSNALHRPKRFFGAARNIENGGSLTIVATALIDTGSRMDEVIFEEFKGTGNMEVHLDRRLADRRLFPAINIKKSGTRKEELLLAPMELQRIWILRKFLNPLDDVEIIEFLIDKMSKTKNNEVFLNSMNTPLVPNEGM; from the coding sequence ATGGCATTATTGCGCAGAAGACGAAACGAATCCACTGACGAGACGACATCCATCGCAGGAGAAGGGGATCTCTTCGGGGATCTCGCACCTGCCGGAGAAGAGAAGCCGCCTTCCGATCCCTCGGAGACCGGAGAGACGGAAGCCTCTGAGAAGACCGAAACCGCCGAGAAGGAAGCAGCCGCTCAAGGAGAGGAGCGTCCGGGAGATGAGGCCCACGACCGGTCCGAACCTCCTTCCGGGGAATCCGTGGGCGCCGAGGATGCGGCTCCTGCGGACCCCGAAGAAGTAGCAGGAGAGGCGGAGGCGGAAGAGGAACCGCAGAGCGCACCACAGAAGGTGCAGAGGCGGGGCAGGAGGCGGAAGATCAAGGTGGCCATCGTGAAGGACGGCGAACGCCAGAACGGCAACGGCCATACGCGAAAGCCCGTCTCCCAGGCTTTCGTCCCGCCGATCTCGCCTCCTCCCAATGCAGAAGGGGTGGGCGAAGAGCACACGCCCCCCATGCCTTCCGTGGACGCGCGCGGGCCTTCGAGGATAGAGCGGCTCGCCACCTGGATCCACGAACTGGTGAAGCCCTACCGGCCGTATCGCATGATCCTCCCGAACGATCCTGCGGGTATCACCATCAACGAGCTCATCCTCCTCGACATGAAGGAGATACGGGGAATCGCCGAGTATCTTGGTGTGAAGCACGACGATCTGGTGGCCTTCAGGAAGCAGGAGCTCATCTACGAGATCCTCAAGCAGTACACCCACAGGGGTGGGAACATCTACGCATACGGTGCCCTCGAGATACTTCCCGACGGGTACGGGTTCCTCAGATCCCCTCAGAACAACTTCCTCAATGGGACCGACGACATCTATCTCTCGCCTTCGCAGATACGGCTCTTCAACCTGAAGACCGGAGATACGGTCTTCGGTCAGATACGCCTCCCCAACAAGGAGGGGGAGCGGTATTTCGCGATGCTCCGGGTGGAGAGCATCAACTTCACCGATCCTTCGGTGGCCCAGCAGCGGATTCCGTTCGAGAACCTCATCCCGGTCTATCCGAACGAGCGGCTCGATCTCGAGACCAGGGATGGGAACATCTCCACCCGAATGATCAATCTCTTCTGTCCCATAGGAAAGGGGCAGAGGGGCCTCATCGTTTCCCCACCGCGTACCGGTAAGACGATCCTCCTCCAGCAGATCGCCAATGCGATCACCGAGAACCATCCCGAGGTCTACCTCATCGTCCTCCTCATCGACGAGCGGCCGGAGGAGGTGACCGACATGCAGCGGAACGTGGAGGCCGAGGTGATCTCCTCCACGTTCGACGAGCAGGCGAAGAACCACGTACAGGTGGCGGAGATGGTGCTGGAGAAGGCCAAGCGTCTCGTGGAGCACGGCCACGACGTGGTGATCCTGCTCGACTCCATCACGCGACTCGCCCGGGCCTACAACCAGACCGTGCCCACGTCCGGGAAGATCCTCTCCGGTGGTGTCGACTCCAATGCCCTGCACCGTCCCAAGCGGTTCTTCGGGGCGGCGCGGAACATAGAGAACGGCGGGAGCCTCACCATCGTGGCGACGGCGCTCATCGACACGGGGAGCCGCATGGACGAGGTGATCTTCGAGGAGTTCAAGGGTACGGGTAACATGGAGGTGCATCTCGACAGGCGGCTCGCGGACAGGAGGCTCTTCCCTGCCATCAATATCAAGAAGTCGGGTACGCGGAAGGAGGAGCTCCTCCTCGCTCCCATGGAGCTCCAGCGGATCTGGATACTGCGTAAGTTCCTCAACCCGCTCGACGACGTGGAGATCATAGAGTTCCTCATTGACAAAATGTCGAAAACCAAGAATAATGAGGTGTTCCTCAATTCCATGAATACACCGCTTGTCCCCAACGAGGGGATGTAG
- a CDS encoding cellulase family glycosylhydrolase, with the protein MRTKDGRLCGVLPPLRTEGRWIVDGAGRVVLLRGINLGGDSKVPARPDGRTHVREGFYERRDVSFVGRPVPLGEAEDHLERLRAYGCSLIRLVITWEAVEHAGPGVYDREFLDYLKALVEIAGERGLLMWVDPHQDVWSRWTGGDGAPVWTLEAVGMVPERMHASGAAFLHQEAGEAFPYMAWPTNYSRYGAATMFTLFFGGRVFAPHCRVEGRNVQDWLQERYLGMLREVGRSLRGLRNVVGVGTMNEPHPGFIGLKDLRRLGNHMLALGPMPTGFEAMAAASGFPTRVGVYRPGLGGERRVGEAVLNPEGVSVFQEGRECPWRMEGVWAVEGGRPVLRMPDYFARVGGRPVSFEEDFLAPFVERVAEAVRGVLPEVLVMAEGVPNGRPPRFRRGVPEGLVHAFHWYDGFTLFTRRFVPWFSVQQGRMWPVLGRRAVRASFRRQLEARVEETREAMGEVPCLVGEFGVPFEPARSGSYTRQEEALSMYYDAMDELLLGCTLWNYTASNTHAHGDGWNREDLSVWSRDDAPEGRASRGFVRPYLLAVAGVPLRERFARGVFTCAFRADPSVRAPTVIRLPRLGFGGAWRVEVSGEGVRCEEVPDEGVLLVWCEREGEVRVRAAAV; encoded by the coding sequence ATGAGGACGAAGGACGGACGACTGTGTGGGGTGCTCCCTCCTCTTAGGACCGAGGGTCGGTGGATCGTGGATGGGGCGGGGAGGGTGGTGCTCCTCAGGGGGATCAACCTGGGGGGAGATTCGAAGGTGCCTGCGCGGCCGGACGGGCGCACCCACGTGCGGGAGGGGTTCTATGAACGGCGGGATGTCTCGTTCGTGGGGAGGCCGGTGCCGCTCGGGGAGGCGGAGGACCACCTGGAGCGGCTTCGCGCCTATGGGTGCTCCCTCATACGGCTGGTGATCACCTGGGAGGCGGTGGAGCACGCAGGACCGGGGGTGTACGACAGGGAGTTCCTGGACTACCTGAAGGCGTTGGTGGAGATTGCGGGGGAGAGGGGGCTCCTCATGTGGGTGGATCCGCACCAGGATGTGTGGTCGAGGTGGACGGGGGGCGATGGGGCGCCGGTGTGGACCTTGGAGGCGGTGGGGATGGTTCCCGAGCGGATGCACGCCTCGGGTGCGGCCTTCCTCCACCAGGAGGCGGGGGAGGCCTTCCCCTACATGGCCTGGCCCACCAACTACTCCCGCTACGGCGCGGCCACGATGTTCACCCTGTTCTTCGGCGGACGGGTCTTCGCCCCGCACTGCAGGGTGGAGGGCCGGAACGTCCAGGATTGGCTCCAGGAGCGGTACCTGGGGATGCTGCGGGAGGTGGGAAGGAGCCTGCGGGGGCTTCGGAACGTGGTGGGGGTGGGGACCATGAACGAGCCGCATCCGGGGTTCATCGGGCTCAAGGACCTCAGACGGCTCGGGAACCACATGCTCGCCCTGGGGCCCATGCCCACGGGGTTCGAGGCCATGGCAGCGGCGAGCGGCTTCCCCACCCGGGTGGGGGTGTACCGGCCGGGGCTCGGGGGTGAGAGGCGGGTGGGGGAGGCGGTGCTCAACCCGGAGGGGGTCTCGGTGTTTCAGGAGGGGAGGGAGTGTCCGTGGCGCATGGAGGGGGTGTGGGCGGTGGAGGGGGGAAGACCGGTGCTCAGGATGCCCGACTACTTCGCGCGGGTGGGGGGACGTCCTGTCTCGTTCGAGGAGGATTTCCTGGCGCCGTTCGTGGAACGGGTGGCGGAGGCGGTGCGCGGGGTGCTCCCGGAGGTGCTCGTGATGGCGGAGGGGGTGCCGAACGGCAGGCCGCCGCGGTTCCGGAGGGGGGTGCCGGAGGGGCTCGTGCACGCCTTCCACTGGTACGACGGGTTCACGCTCTTCACCCGGAGGTTCGTGCCCTGGTTCTCGGTGCAGCAGGGGCGGATGTGGCCTGTGCTGGGGAGGAGGGCGGTGCGGGCCTCGTTCCGGAGACAGCTTGAGGCACGGGTCGAGGAGACGCGGGAGGCCATGGGCGAGGTGCCGTGCCTGGTGGGGGAGTTCGGCGTGCCGTTCGAACCCGCGCGGTCCGGCTCGTACACACGGCAGGAGGAGGCCCTCTCGATGTACTACGATGCCATGGACGAGCTCCTCCTGGGGTGCACGCTGTGGAACTACACGGCCTCGAACACGCACGCCCATGGCGATGGGTGGAACAGGGAGGACCTCTCGGTGTGGTCGAGGGACGATGCCCCGGAGGGGAGGGCCTCGAGGGGGTTCGTGAGGCCGTACCTCCTGGCGGTGGCGGGTGTGCCCCTGCGTGAGCGCTTTGCGAGGGGCGTGTTCACGTGCGCCTTCAGGGCCGATCCCTCCGTGAGGGCGCCCACGGTGATACGCCTTCCCCGCCTCGGGTTCGGGGGTGCGTGGAGGGTGGAGGTGAGCGGGGAGGGGGTGCGGTGTGAGGAGGTGCCGGATGAGGGGGTGCTGCTCGTGTGGTGTGAGCGGGAGGGCGAGGTGAGGGTGAGGGCCGCCGCCGTGTAG
- a CDS encoding nicotinamide-nucleotide amidohydrolase family protein: MHASIIVFGTELLSGRVRDSHVQYLSRELRLLGVEVREALVLPDDPVLGREELSRMIERGGVVVVCGGLGPTSDDHGRELLASCAGVPLVFREDVWQALVERYPHLSEVPSNRRQAYVPEGFEALPNPAGTAPGLWGRVGKTWVAALPGPPVELARVFGDEVAPRIRAISGRGSDNGERMYTTYLIPESALEDALAPWEGRLTWATQAQPGRVFLVLSGGDEETIRACVASLEERFLPVLVFEGEKDLFVLLKEALARRGLTVGFAESCTGGRIASSLTKVPGASEVFWGGVVVYSNEAKERLLGVRPETLRTFGAVSRQTVEEMVRGVFEHMPVDVAAAVSGIAGPSGGSPEKPVGTVCVGVGRRDGRSRTFRALLRGDRERIQHKSALLAGLLTYILVEEEDWLDRRELADYIENKLT, encoded by the coding sequence ATGCACGCATCCATCATCGTCTTCGGTACAGAGCTTCTCAGTGGAAGGGTGAGGGACAGTCACGTGCAGTACCTCTCCCGCGAGCTCAGGCTCCTGGGTGTGGAGGTGAGGGAGGCGCTCGTACTCCCCGATGATCCTGTGCTCGGGCGCGAGGAGCTTTCCCGCATGATCGAGCGGGGTGGAGTGGTGGTGGTCTGTGGGGGGCTTGGGCCCACGAGCGACGATCACGGGAGAGAGCTTCTGGCCTCGTGTGCGGGTGTGCCGCTCGTCTTCAGAGAGGATGTGTGGCAGGCCCTCGTCGAGCGGTATCCCCACTTGAGCGAGGTTCCCTCCAACCGTCGGCAGGCCTACGTGCCCGAAGGGTTCGAGGCCCTGCCCAACCCTGCGGGGACCGCGCCGGGACTCTGGGGCAGGGTGGGGAAGACGTGGGTGGCCGCGCTTCCAGGCCCTCCTGTGGAGCTCGCCCGGGTATTCGGGGATGAGGTTGCGCCTCGCATCAGGGCGATCTCCGGGAGGGGGAGCGATAACGGCGAGCGGATGTACACCACCTACCTCATCCCCGAGTCGGCCCTGGAAGACGCCCTCGCACCCTGGGAGGGGAGGCTCACCTGGGCCACGCAGGCCCAGCCGGGGAGGGTGTTCCTGGTGCTCTCGGGTGGGGACGAGGAGACCATCCGCGCGTGCGTGGCCTCGCTCGAGGAGCGGTTCCTCCCCGTGCTCGTCTTCGAGGGGGAGAAGGACCTGTTCGTGCTTCTCAAGGAGGCCCTTGCCCGGCGTGGGCTCACGGTGGGTTTCGCCGAGTCGTGTACCGGGGGGAGGATCGCCTCTTCGCTCACAAAGGTGCCTGGTGCCTCTGAGGTCTTTTGGGGAGGGGTTGTCGTCTATAGCAACGAGGCGAAGGAGCGGCTCCTGGGGGTGCGGCCCGAGACCTTGCGGACCTTCGGGGCGGTGTCCCGACAGACCGTGGAGGAGATGGTGCGGGGGGTGTTCGAGCACATGCCGGTGGACGTGGCTGCCGCGGTCTCCGGGATCGCCGGACCTTCGGGGGGGAGCCCCGAGAAGCCGGTGGGCACCGTGTGTGTGGGAGTGGGCAGGAGAGACGGCCGGAGCCGTACCTTTAGGGCCCTCCTTCGCGGTGACCGGGAGCGGATACAACACAAGAGCGCGCTCCTCGCGGGGCTGCTCACGTACATCCTGGTGGAGGAGGAAGACTGGCTTGACAGGAGGGAACTTGCGGACTATATTGAAAATAAACTGACGTGA
- a CDS encoding glycerate kinase type-2 family protein, which yields MEPLEADLTRLFTTAVAAVDPASLVRGALSLEGDRLTIRAKDTHLRCDLSSFREVWVLAAGKAACPMARAAEEILGDRITDGLVVTKYGHASHLRRLPVKEAGHPVPDERSLEAGEAFLRLASRADDHALVLILLSGGASSLLAHPYRDDRIALTPEDLTAATQTLLACGAPIQEVNCLRKHLSGLKGGRLARALFPARSYTLVLSDVIGDDLSAIASGPTVPDPTTFADALAIVDRYGIADRLPPRVRTLLEAGARGEVPDTPKPGDPVFEQASTLIIGNNLTALEAAAAEARRRGYTPLILTAGLEGEARQLAHLFAALIRDILRGIPLSPPCCILAGGETTVTVTGNGTGGRNQEMTLAVLLSLLTRPPSRPAGFLSGGTDGTDGPTDAAGGLITPRILERARPHLSRLRAALADNDAYHALASLDALLITGPTGTNVCDIQIVLVP from the coding sequence ATGGAACCCTTGGAAGCCGACCTCACCCGACTCTTCACGACCGCCGTGGCGGCGGTGGATCCCGCATCCCTCGTACGAGGCGCCCTCTCCCTCGAAGGGGACCGCCTCACCATCCGGGCCAAAGACACCCACCTCCGATGCGACCTCTCCTCGTTCCGAGAGGTGTGGGTGCTCGCCGCAGGCAAGGCCGCCTGCCCCATGGCCCGTGCGGCAGAGGAGATCCTCGGCGACCGCATCACGGACGGACTCGTGGTCACCAAGTACGGCCACGCCTCCCACCTGAGGCGCCTCCCGGTGAAGGAGGCCGGCCACCCCGTGCCCGACGAGCGGAGCCTCGAGGCGGGCGAGGCCTTCCTCCGCCTCGCCTCCCGGGCCGACGACCACGCCCTCGTCCTCATCCTCCTCTCGGGCGGCGCCTCCAGCCTCCTCGCCCACCCCTACCGCGACGACCGCATCGCCCTCACCCCGGAGGACCTCACCGCCGCCACACAGACCCTCCTCGCCTGCGGCGCCCCCATCCAGGAGGTGAACTGCCTGAGAAAGCACCTCTCCGGCCTCAAGGGCGGCCGCCTCGCCCGCGCCCTCTTTCCGGCCCGCTCCTACACCCTGGTCCTCTCCGACGTGATCGGCGACGACCTGTCCGCCATCGCCTCGGGCCCCACCGTCCCCGACCCCACCACCTTCGCCGACGCCCTCGCCATCGTCGACCGCTACGGCATAGCAGACCGCCTCCCGCCTCGGGTGAGAACCCTCCTGGAGGCCGGGGCCCGCGGCGAGGTGCCCGACACCCCCAAGCCCGGCGACCCCGTCTTCGAACAGGCCTCCACCCTCATCATAGGGAACAACCTCACCGCCCTCGAGGCCGCAGCCGCCGAGGCCCGCCGCCGGGGCTACACCCCCCTCATCCTCACCGCAGGCCTCGAGGGCGAGGCCCGCCAGCTCGCCCACCTCTTCGCCGCCCTCATCCGAGACATCCTCCGCGGCATCCCCCTCTCCCCACCCTGCTGCATCCTCGCAGGCGGCGAGACCACCGTGACCGTCACCGGCAACGGCACGGGCGGCCGCAACCAGGAGATGACCCTCGCCGTGCTCCTCTCCCTCCTCACCCGCCCCCCCTCCCGCCCCGCAGGCTTCCTCTCCGGCGGCACCGACGGCACCGACGGCCCCACCGACGCGGCCGGCGGCCTCATCACCCCCCGCATCCTCGAACGCGCCCGGCCCCACCTGTCCCGCCTCCGGGCGGCCCTCGCCGACAACGACGCCTACCACGCCCTCGCCTCACTGGACGCCCTCCTCATCACCGGGCCCACCGGCACCAACGTCTGCGACATCCAGATCGTCCTCGTGCCGTAA
- a CDS encoding type B 50S ribosomal protein L31, whose translation MKKGIHPEYRLVAFRDASTGTIFLAHSTVKTKETVTYEGKEYPLYNLEISSASHPFFTGKQKLVDTAGRIERFRKKYNIKE comes from the coding sequence ATGAAAAAGGGTATCCATCCCGAGTACAGGCTTGTGGCGTTCAGGGATGCCTCGACGGGTACGATCTTCCTCGCCCACTCGACCGTCAAGACCAAGGAGACGGTGACCTACGAGGGCAAGGAATATCCCCTCTACAACCTGGAGATCTCCAGTGCCTCGCATCCGTTCTTCACGGGGAAGCAGAAGCTGGTGGACACGGCGGGGCGGATCGAGCGCTTCAGGAAGAAGTACAACATCAAGGAATAG
- a CDS encoding nitroreductase family protein: MNDETILREIRERRAYRALSPRPVPREVLERLLHAATLAPSCMNKQPWRFLVALSEEARGKVAAHLSPGNYWAKEAPAYILVVTAPELDCRLDDRREYALFDTGMAVMGLLLQATHEGLYAHPMAGFDSPGLRKAFGISERAVPVTVIALGYPGDASTLNEKHRELETGPRVRRPLSEVVFWDTWDEAAALG; this comes from the coding sequence ATGAACGACGAGACGATCCTGCGAGAGATCAGGGAACGGAGGGCCTACCGCGCCCTCTCCCCGCGTCCTGTGCCGAGGGAGGTGCTGGAGCGCCTCCTGCACGCCGCTACCCTTGCCCCCTCCTGCATGAACAAGCAGCCCTGGCGGTTCCTCGTGGCCCTCTCCGAGGAGGCGAGGGGGAAGGTGGCCGCCCACCTCTCCCCGGGCAACTACTGGGCCAAGGAGGCCCCGGCCTACATCCTGGTGGTGACCGCACCCGAGCTCGACTGCAGGCTCGATGACAGGAGGGAGTACGCCCTCTTCGATACCGGGATGGCGGTGATGGGCCTGCTCCTCCAGGCCACCCATGAGGGGCTCTACGCCCACCCCATGGCGGGCTTCGACTCACCGGGTCTGCGGAAGGCCTTCGGGATCTCCGAGCGGGCGGTGCCGGTGACCGTGATCGCCCTCGGGTATCCGGGTGATGCCTCCACGCTCAACGAGAAGCACCGGGAGCTCGAGACCGGTCCACGCGTGAGGCGGCCGCTCTCCGAGGTGGTCTTCTGGGATACCTGGGACGAGGCTGCGGCCCTGGGCTAG